A genome region from Candidatus Angelobacter sp. includes the following:
- a CDS encoding beta-propeller fold lactonase family protein, translated as MKLDSLIRLSAVALALALIPSLTQASDRGDDNRRGEGGAVFTMDNAAAANHVLAYQRGADGKLRADGSFATGGRGTGAGLASQGAVVLSANGRWLFACNAGSDEISVFLVAPTGLVLVHKVPSEGKHPISLALHRNFLFVLNAGGQDGDKDSIAGFVFFAGRLFPLAHATHALSADNTNPAEISFSTDGEVLVVTEKDTSVIDTFTVDNDGSIDSARHFQSSGQTPFGFALRGHDLIVSEAFGGAAGASAASSYDLDDDGNLEVVSPSVPTTESSACWVAVTDDGRFAYTANTGSGTISGFRIASDGSLNLLNADGVTGITGTGSSPADMTLSTGSRFLYVRNGNGTISAFLVKADGSLNPLQSISGLPAGATGLAGR; from the coding sequence GCGAGGAGAAGGTGGCGCGGTATTCACGATGGACAACGCCGCCGCGGCAAATCATGTACTGGCTTACCAGCGCGGTGCAGATGGAAAATTGAGAGCAGACGGCTCGTTCGCGACCGGAGGCCGTGGCACGGGCGCTGGTCTCGCCAGCCAGGGTGCCGTGGTTCTTAGTGCCAATGGGCGCTGGTTGTTCGCTTGCAACGCCGGAAGTGACGAGATTTCGGTTTTCCTCGTTGCCCCCACGGGGCTGGTTTTGGTCCACAAGGTACCCTCCGAAGGCAAACACCCCATCAGCCTGGCGTTACATCGCAATTTCTTGTTCGTACTTAACGCAGGTGGTCAGGACGGAGACAAGGACAGCATCGCTGGCTTCGTGTTTTTCGCCGGTCGACTGTTCCCGCTGGCCCATGCAACTCACGCTTTGAGCGCCGATAATACAAACCCGGCGGAAATCAGTTTTTCAACCGACGGCGAAGTGCTTGTCGTCACGGAGAAGGATACCAGTGTGATTGACACCTTCACGGTGGACAACGACGGCTCAATTGACAGCGCCAGGCACTTTCAATCCTCCGGTCAAACCCCGTTCGGCTTTGCTTTGCGCGGACACGATTTAATCGTCTCCGAAGCGTTCGGCGGTGCAGCAGGCGCAAGCGCCGCTTCGTCGTACGATCTCGACGATGACGGAAATCTGGAAGTTGTCAGTCCCTCCGTTCCTACGACTGAATCCTCAGCCTGCTGGGTCGCCGTGACCGACGACGGCCGTTTCGCTTATACCGCCAACACGGGCAGCGGCACAATTTCCGGTTTCCGGATTGCGTCGGACGGTTCATTGAACCTGCTTAACGCGGACGGCGTGACCGGAATCACCGGAACTGGAAGTTCGCCCGCGGACATGACGCTGTCCACCGGCAGCCGTTTTCTGTACGTCCGCAACGGAAATGGCACCATCAGCGCGTTTCTGGTGAAAGCTGACGGCTCCTTGAATCCGTTGCAGAGCATCAGCGGTCTTCCGGCTGGCGCGACCGGACTGGCAGGACGCTAA